GAGTGCCGACGCTCCGGCGGCTGAGAGTGCCGACGCTCCGGCGGCTGAGAGTGCCGACGCTCCGGCGGCTGAGAGTGCCGACGCTCCGGCGGCTGAGAGTGCCGACGCTCCGGCGGCTGAGAGTGCCGACGCTCCGGCGGCCGCGAGTGCCGGCGGAGCGTGAGCGCAAGATGACCCCGGCGCGCGAGCGCCTGGCTCGCATTCACCGGGCCGCCTTGGCCGCCGTGGAACCCGAGGCATGCGTTGCTGCGGTGGCGGAGGGTCTGGCGCCGGCTCGCCCGCTCCGCGTCGTCGCCGCGGGCAAAGCCGCCGCACCGATGGCGCGAGCATTGGAAGCGGCCTGCGGAGACCGGATTCGGGAGAGCTTCGTCGTAACGAAGGATGGTCACGGCCTGGAATTCCTCGGGAGCCGCGTCGCCGAGGCGGGCCATCCCGTTCCTGACGCACGGAGCGAAGCCGCCGGAATCGAAGCCCTGGCCGTTGCGAATCGGGCGATGCCGGACGAAGCCTTCGTCCTGTTGCTCTCGGGTGGCGCCTCGTCACTTCTCAGTACGCCCCTCCCAGGCCTGCACCTTGCGGATGTCGCGGCGGCCACCTATGCGCTCCTGGAAGCCGGGGCCGACATCGAAGCGCTCAACACCCTCCGCAAGCATTGCACCCGCGTGTCCGGTGGGAGATTGGCCCGCGCCGCAGCGCAGGCTTCGGAGATCCACGTGCTGGCCATCTCTGACGTGCCAGGTGACGATCTTTCCACGTTGGCCTCGGGGCCCTGCGCGGCGGATGCAACGACCTATGTAGACGCCGTTCGCGTGACGAGCGGAGTCGACCTGCCGCCGGCAATCCGCGAACACCTCGAGGCAGGGCGTGAGGGGAACCGGGACGAGAGTCTGAAGCCTGGAGACGCCGCTCTCGCATCGGTGCGCAGCCGGATCCTGGCTTCGAACGCGACGGCCCGCGCGGCTGCCTTGGAAGCCGCCCGAAAAGACGGGCTACGCCCGATCTCGCTCGGTGGCGAGCTTCGCGGAGAGGCGCGGGTCGCAGCCGGGCGTCTCGTGGGCCTGGCACGAAGCTTGGAGCCCGAGGTTCCGACCCTGCTCGTCGTCGGCGGGGAGACGACCGTGACCGTCAAGGGCGGCGGGCGAGGAGGGCGCTCCCAGGAGTTGGCCCTCGCGGCGGCGTTGGCGCTCGAGGAGGCTCCCAACATCGACCTTCTCGCAGTGGGAACCGATGGTACCGACGGACCCACCGACGCGGCGGGGGCCTTTGCGGATGCGGGAAGTGTGGCGCGGGGGAGCGCAGCCGGGATGGAGGCTCGGGGCCGGCTCGAAGACAACGACGCCTACACCTTCTTCGCAGCGGAAGGGGGGCTCTTCGTGACGGGTCCCACCCGAACGAATGTGATGGATCTGGTTCTTCTCGAAGTGCGCCCACCCGGCACAGGATTGGACGACTGAAGATCGGCCACCCGGCGCGGGATCGGACGGTTACCCTCCGTCCGTGACCCGATCCGGCGCCCCGTCCCTGCTCTCGTTGGCAACCCGCTTTCTCGTCTTGCTCGGCTTGATCGGCCGCGCGGCCTGGATCTGGCTGATCATCGTGCTGGACAGCCGAGGCGTGGTTCGCGCGGCGCCGGGTGCCCTGGTGGACCGTCAGGTGCGCTTTGCCCGCCGCTTCGTCGGCATCGCCAATCGGTTCAAAGGCGGTCTGATCAAGCTTGGCCAGGTGGCGAGCTTGCGGGTCGACGTATTGCCCGAGGAAGTGAGTGATGAGCTGGCCCGGCTCCAGGATCGTGTGGCGCCCCACGCGGCCCTGGAGATCCGCGAGCAGATCGAAGCGGAACTCGGCCGCCCCGTGGAGGACGTCTTTGGCCGTTTCGAGAATGAGCCGCTGGCCGCAGCGAGCCTCGGCCAGGTCCACGAGGCGGAGCTTCGAAGCGGCGAGAGGGTGGCGGTCAAAGTGCTCTACCCAGCCGTCGAACGCTCCGTTGCGATCGATCTGGCGGCCGCCCGAATCGGCCTCTGGTTCTTCGATTGGGTGACCGTGGCGGATCTCCGCCAGGTGCACCAGGAGCTGGCGGAGTCGATCCACGGCGAGATGGACTACGAGAGAGAGGGACGCGCCGCCGAGGAAGTGGCGCGGAACCTGAGCCGGGATCCGGAGGTCGCGGCCCACGTGCGCATCCCGGTCATCCACTGGGAGGCCACAGCCCGCCGGGTTCTCACCATGGAGTTCCTGGATGGCTGCAAGGTGAACGATACGGAGGGCGTCGAGGAGCGTGGCCGAGATGCCGAGAGCCTGGTGGTGTGGGCGACGCGTGCCTTCCTGCACATGATGTTCCGAGACGGCTTCTTCCATTGCGATCCGCACCCCGGAAACCTCCTCGTCTGCGATGACGGACGCCTTGGAATCATCGATTTCGGCATGAACAAGCGCATCGCCCCGGCCGTGATGGCCATGCTGCGCGAATCCCTCCTCTCGAGCGTGAGCCGGGACGAGCGACGTTATGCCGCTGCGCTGCTCGCGGCGGGCATGATCGATCCGCGCGATCGGGAGGCTGTGGAGGAGCTTCTGCGCATCTCGTTCTCCCCGGAGTATTGGAACCTGACGCCCAAGGAAGCGGCCGAGATCGATTTCAGCGTCTACCTGCGGCGAATGCGTTCCCAGCTGAAGAACATTCGCAGCTTCCGCCTGCCCGACGGGCTGGTGATGTGGTCTCGCGCGCTGACCCTGCTGCTCGGTCTGGCCACGGAGCTGGCCCCGGGCATCCGGCCCCTGGATGTGGTGGGCCCCTACGTCGTGACCTTTCTGGCAGGCGATTTGCCGGAAAGCCCACCCACGCCGAGTGCCGCCTACTCTTCGGCTCCTTCGGTTTCGTAGCGCCTCCGCAGCTCTTTGAACGAGAGCAGCACGTCGATCTTGCGGGCGAACAGCTCGCCGGCTGCGTTCGGGTCTTCGATCCAATACAGGACGACGCGCTTGCCCGTGTCGATGTCGAGCAGGCCGGCCTTGCGCCCGTTGATTGCGACGGAGGTGCGCTCCCTGATGGGGCCGTCGGGAATCACGTTGATCGTAACCTCCCGGCCTCTCCTCACCGTCTTCTTGAACTTCTTGGCGAGCGCCTCGTTGCCGTTGCTCTTCATGAGGATCTTGACGGTGACGGTCTTGGCCTCCGGATCGAAGCTCACCCACTCGGCTTCGTTCGCGACGCTCTTCCCCCGCGCGGCATGAGCCTGGGGCGCGTCGAGGGTCGCAGGAAGCAGCATGAGGGCGATGACGGCAGGAAAGGTGAGCGGGTGGCGAAGCGGATGTCGGTGCATCATGTCTTCTCTCCGAAGGAACCCACCGGCAGTCTACCTGGAGGTCGCCCACTCGGGTGAGGCCCTGAAGGATTCGACGCCCGGCGAGAGGTCCGGTTCCATGGCCCTTTTCCAGGGGTCGGCTTCGGCTCCGCTTTCCAGATGCAGCGCACCGGGAGCCGCGTTACCCTGCCGAGCCATGTCAGCCGACCCTTCCATGACGGCGGAGACCACGCGCTCTTCGCTCCTGGTCGGGCGAAAAAAATCTCTGAATCCCGAGGGCGGTCCTCTCGTCTACCATTCCAGGGCGTATCGCCGCCTTTTTCCTGCCGACGGATGAGCCGCCGGCAGCACCCACTACAGGAGAAATCCATGCGCTCCACACTCATTCTTCTCTTGGTCGCGGTCCCGTTTCTCGCGGCGGCCAACGCCCAGGCGAAAAGCTGCTCGACCTTCGGCGTCATCAAGTCCTATGACGAGGCCGGCAAGACGGTCGAGGTGGAGTGGACCAAGGGCAAGGCGACCAAGTTCTTCCCGCGGGTCTCCGGTGCCTCCGGTGACATCACGAAGATCCCCGGCAAGTGCAAGCGAAGGACGCTCAAGGCAACCACGGTGCCGGTGAAGGCCACCGGGGGCAAGCTGAGCGTCACGCAGATCCGGAACAACCTCACCGGCAAGATGCTCAACGACACCGAGAGCACCGCGTGGTTCAAGGCCGAGATCGACAAGCTCGTCGCGTCCGAGGAGGCGGTCGTCATCGTGCTCCGCCCGGGCAGGAAGAAGACCGACCCGATTCCGATGACGACGATCTACCTGCCCGCCACCGCCGAAGACATGGCGGAGATCCAGCGCTTGGAGGATCAGGCCACCGACGAGGAGTAGGCGCGTGGATCCGGTCCGGTTGATCGTCTACTCGGACTACCTCTGCCCGTGGTGTTACGTCGCCTCGTACCGCCTGCACCAGTTGCAGGAGGAATTCGGCGACGCTCTCGAGCTGACCTGGCGCAGCTATCTGCTGCGCCCTCGGCCCGAGCCGGGCCGCGATCTCGAAAAGTTCATGCGTTACACGCAGAGCTGGATGAGGCCGGCCGGGGAGCCGGATTCACCGGACTTCACGGTCTGGGAGAGCAGCGAGGGTCCGCCGACCCATAGCGTGCCCGCTCATCTCGTGGCCAAGGCTGCGGCTCGGGTCTCGGCCGAGGCGTTCGCGCGGATGCATGATCGTCTGCTCGTCGCGTACTTCGAGGAAAGCCGCGATATCAGCCGACTGCCCGTCTTGAAGGAGCTCTGGGAGGAACTGGAGTTGCCGGCCGAGGGGCTGGCGGTCCTGGCGGATCCGGAGGGAGAGCGCGAACTCGTGCGTGAAGTGGCCGACCAGCACAATGAGGCCCTCGAGGTGAGCATCACCGGGGTGCCCGCCGTGCGGGTGGCGGGGCACGACGCGTTCGTGACCGGCGCCCAGCCGGTGGAGACCTACCGGAACTGGATCGGCCGCCTGCGGGATGGCGTGCTCGACAGCTGAGGCAAGGAACGTCCCCGCTGGCTGGACGATCCTCGCGGAAGGGGTACGTTTGCCGGCCCTGGCAATCCGGGATGTGCGGCAGTGGCGGAATTGGTAGACGCACCAGCTTGAGGGGCTGGCGCTCGCAAGGGCGTGGAAGTTCGAATCTTCTCTGCCGCACCACCCCGGGGCCGAGGTCCCTTACGAGGTCGGCTCCTCCGCCGGCTCAGGGCTGTCGACCGCCGGCTCGGTGTCGGTTCCAGCCTCACCCTCCGCAGGCGGTGCCACTTCTTCGAAGCCGCCGGTAGTGGCATCGGTGGGCGCTTCCTCGAAGCCTCCCGCCTCTTCCTCGGCAGGTGCCACGGCCGCGGGCACCTCCTCGAAGAGCGTCGAGTCCGCGCTCTCCCGGGCGAAGTAGGCCAGGATCAGGCTGGTGAACATGAACACCACTGCGGCTGCTGTCGTCAGCCGGGTGAGGAAGTTGCCGGCACCGCGTGCGCCGAAGACGGTGTTGCCGCCACCGCCACCGAGCACGGCGCCCATCTCAGCGCCTTTGCCGCGCTGCAGCAGCACGACGACGATGAGTACCACGCACACGAGGACGTGCAGCACGGTTACGAATAGGGTCATGGTGGCTCCTTGGGGGGAGTGTAGCGGGCGGTTCGCCGCCGGATCTGGGGACGGTCAGCCGCCGAAATTGACGATCTTGGAGAAGCTCTCGGGTTCGAGGCTCGCGCCTCCCACGAGTGCGCCATCGATGTCGGCCTGGCTCATCAGCTCGGTCACGTTGTCCGGCTTGACCGAGCCGCCGTATTGGATGCGAATCGCCTCGCCGTCGGCACCGAAGAGTTCGCCCAGCACGCCGCGAATCATCGCGTGCACATCCTGGGCCATCTCGGGCGTAGCGGTCTTGCCTGTGCCGATGGCCCAGATGGGCTCGTAGGCCACGACGATCTCGGTGGCGCGGGTCTTGTCGATGCGAGCCAGGCTCTGCCGGATCTGTCCGCCGACGAAGGAAAACGTCTCGTTCGCTTCGCGCTGCTCCAGGGATTCTCCGCAGCAGACGATCGGCAGGATGTTCTGCGCGAGGAGCGCCTCGGCTTTCGCGGCCACGAACGCATCGGTTTCGCCAAACAACGTGCGGCGCTCGCTATGGCCGACGATGGCGTAGCTGCAACCGACATCGGCGAGCATCTCCGTCGAGAGTTCGCCGGTGAAGGCGCCTTTGGGCTCCGGGTTCACGTTCTGCGCAGCGAGGGCGACGTTGCTACCACGGATCGCCTGGCCGAGGGCGTGGAGAGCCGTCGCCGGAGGTGCCAGCACCACGTCCGCGGCGGCACCCTTGACCAGAGGCAAGAAGCCCTCGGCAAAGGCCAGCGCCTCTCCGACGGTCTTCTGCATCTTCCAATTGGCTGCCAGGATCGGTCGACGTGCCATGTTCAATCCTCCAACGCTGCAACACCGGGGAGCGTCTTGCCCTGGACGAATTCCAGGGAGGCGCCACCGCCGGTCGAGAGATGTCCAATGCGATCGCCGAGCGCCAGCCGGTTGATCGCGGCAACTGAATCCCCGCCGCCAACGACGGAGTGCCCGGCCGAGCTGGCGACCGCGTTCGCGACCGCCTCGGTGCCCTTGGCGAATGCGTCCATTTCGAAGACGCCCATCGGTCCATTCCAGAAGATCGTGCGGGCGGCGGCTGCCTCGGCCGCATAGGCGGCGGCCGTCTCGGGGCCGATGTCGACACCCATCAGGCCATCGGGCACCTGGGCTCGGACCTCAGCGGGTGCGTTCGGTTCGAGCTTCTCGACCACGACATGATCCGTCGGCAGCAGGAGCTTGCGGCCCGCTTTCGCTGCGGCTTCCTCGACCCGGCGAGCATCGTCGATGCGATCCGGCTCCACGAGAGAGGTGCCCGTGGGCTCGCCGCGCGCGGCGAGGAAGGTGTATGCCATGGCTCCGCCGATCGCGAGCACATCCGCGTGGGGTGCCAACGCTTCGAGCACAGCCAGCTTGTCAGAGACCTTCGCGCCGCCGAGCAGGCAGAGCAGGGGGCGCTCCGGCTCGCGGACGACCTTCAGATGTTCCAGCTCGGCACGGAGTAGATCCCCGGCGGCCCGTCGCGATACCAGCCGGGCGACCCCTGCGGTCGAGGCGTGGGCCCGGTGGGCGGTGCCGAAGGCATCATTCACGTAGACGTCGGCCAGCTCGGCGAAACTTCGCGCCAGGGCGTCGTCATTCCGGGTCTCGCCGGGCTCGAAACGGACATTCTCCAGGAGCAGGAGCTCGCCCTCTCCGAGGTCATCCGCTGCGGACAGTGCGAGGGGCCCGACGACTTCCGGACAGAAGGCGACCTTGCGCTCGAGCAACTCTCCGAGCCGCTCGGCGACGGGCGCGAGGGAGAACTCGGGCTTGCGTTCGCCCTTGGGCCTTCCGAGGTGGGAGGCCAGGACGACCCGGGCTCCGCCCGCGAGCAGCCGCCGAAGGCTGCCGGTCGCGGCGCGGATGCGCGTATCGTCTCCGATCTGGCCACCTCCGAGAGGGACGTTCAGGTCCGCGCGCACGAAGACGCGCTGGCCCCGAACCCCTTCGGCAAGGAGCTCGTCGAGTGTCTTGGTGGCCACCGTGACTAGGCGCGGCCCATGATCTCGGCGAGATCCGCTACGCGGGTCGCGTAGCCCATCTCGTTGTCGTACCAGGAGAGGAGCTTGGCGAAGTCGCCGTCCATCACCTTGGTGCTCTGCACGTCGAAGATCGAGGAGTGGGGATTGCCAACGAAGTCCGCCGAGACGAGCGGCTCGTCCATGTACTGGAGGATGCCCTTCATCGGGCCATCGGCAGCGGCCTTGATGGCGGCGTTGATGGTGGCCTCATCCGTGCTCTTCTTCAGCTGGACCGAGAGATCGACCGCGGAGACGTCCGGCGTGGGAACGCGCATGGCGTAGCCGTCGAGCTTGCCGTTCAGCTCGGGCATGACCAGCCCGATCGCCCGGGCGGCGCCGGTCTTGGTCGGGATCATCGAGAGCCCACCTGCCCGGGCGCGTCGGAGATCGCTATGCGGCGCATCGACCAGCCGCTGGTCGGCGGTGTAGGCGTGGATGGTGACCATCAATCCGCGCTCGATCCCGAACTCCGTGTGCAGCACCTTGGCCATCGGGCCGAGGCAGTTCGTCGTGCAGGATGCGTTGGAAACGATCCTGTGGTTGGCCGGATCGAAATCGGAATCGTTGACGCCCATTACGACCGTCACGTCCGGGTCGCCGGCGGGCTGGGTGATCATCACGCGCTCGGCGCCGGCGTCCAGGTGGAGCTGGGCCTTGTCGCGGCTCGAGAAGAGGCCGGTGGATTCGATCACGACCTGGGCGCCGACCTTGCCCCAGGGCAGATTGGCCGGGTCGCGCTCCGCGGTGATCGGGATGGACTTTCCATCGACCACCAGGTTGTCGCCGTCCGCCGTCACGTCGCCCGGGTAGCGCCCGTGGACGGAGTCATATTTCAGGAGATGAGCCAATGTGGCGGGATCGACGAGATCGTTGATGCCGACGACCTCGATGCCCTTGGCCTGCATGGCCCGATAGGCCAACCGTCCGATCCGTCCGAATCCGTTGATACCGACCTTGACCGTCATGCTCTCGTTTCCTCTTCGGTTGGCGCTTCGTATGCGCGGGCGGGCGGCGATCTGATTCACCGCGTTGCCGGAGGGCGGAGGTTCGAACCGGTTTCGCGGCTCGTCCCGTTCGGCCCTTTTTCCAGCCTGCCCGCCGCCCGGCCGGGACGGCCAGGTTGCTTCCCGGGGCCACCCCGGGCGCGAGCGGGCCGGAATGTAGCCATTTTTCCGCGGACTTCGCCCATCTTCAGTTCGCTGTGTCCAGGGCTGGGGAGGGCGAGCCTCCAACGACGCTGGCGCGCGTTCAGCCCGCGATGGGCGACTGCGGCAGTGTGCCCCGCGGCATGGCCGGGCCCGCTGGCGCGGGGCCTTCTATGCTCGGTCGCTGCAGCGTGAGGGGAGGGGATGGTCGAGGTAGCGCGCAATCGGGCGAGGAGAGCTCCGCTCGGAACTCGTCGCATGGTCGGCGTCGGGGCGGTGCTGCTCGTGGCCCTCCTCTGCGGCGCGTTCTGGCTGGACGCTCGAAATACCCGTCGGGGCCGGTATCCCAAGATCGAGGGCACGCTCAGCGTTTCCGGATTGGCAGCGCCAATGCGCATCCTCCGGGATCGAGCCGGTGTTCCGCATATTCGAGCCTCGAGCGAGGCCGACGCCTGGTATGGCCTGGGCTTCGTCCACGCCCAGGATCGGCTCGGCCAGATGCTGGCGGCGAGGCGAGCGGCGCAGGGGCGCAGCGCGGAGGTCGAGGGGCCGGGCGCCCTCGAGGCGGATCGCTGGGCCCGAACCCTGGGTTTCGCCCGGCTCGCCGCGCGGGAGGCGGCCGGGCTCTCCGAGCCCACCCAGAGGGTTCTCGAGGCCTACTCGGCGGGCGTGAACGCTCGCCTGGCGCCGGTGCGTCTCGGCCTCCGCGTGGCGCCGGCAGGAGAGCCCGATCCCGCGGCGCTGGAGCCCTGGACGCCGACGGATTCCCTGGCCTTGCTCAAGCACCGCGCCTGGACGCTCGGCGCCAGCGTCGAGGAATCGCTCGTGTTGGATCTGCTGATCCGCAAACTCGGTCCGACGATGGCCCGACCATTCTTTCCCGGTGGTGTCGGGCCGGCTGCGGGCCGAAACACGACGGCGAGTGGAAACCCGGCGCTACCGGTCGTGTGGCTTCCGCCGGTCGATCCGCTGCGCCAACGCGCTGGCCATGCCGGGCAGGGGATCGGCAGTTCTGCGTTCCTGGTGGGCGGGTCCCGCACGCGGCGCGGCGCCCCCTTGCTCGCAGCAGATGCCCACTACCCCGCCCAGGCGCCGGCCGAGCTTCACCTTGCGGAGCTGCGAGGTGGTTCGCTGCAACTGGCCGGCGCCGCCGTGCCCGGAGTGCCGATCTTCTGGAACGGCTTCAATCCGGATCTCGTCTGGGCGGTGACGCATCTGCCAGCGGTGGTGACCGACATGGCCTGGGAAACCCTGCATGCCGAGCGGGAGGGGCGGGTACTCGACGGGTTGCGCTGGCGGAAGATCGAGGAACGCGAGGAAGAGATCCGTATTCGTGGGGCCGCAGCCCAAATACTTCGCGTGCGAGAGACGCCGCGGGGGCCCCTGATTCACGAACTCCTGGGGCTCCCGGTTCCTGTCTCGGTGCGCTGGATGGGCGCTGAAACACGCGACCCGATGGCGGGCTTTCTGGGTCTCGGTGTGGCGACGAGCACGGGAGAGGGGCGCCGCGCGCTGGCTCGGCATGTGGAGCCGGTCGTGGCGGTGCTGTTCGCGGATCGCTTTGGCCGCGGTTCCCTGCAGGTGGCGGGCGCGTTGCCGGAGCGGGAGGTGCCGAGCGGCATCGTGCCGTTGCCGTCGACGAATGTCGCCTACGGCTGGAAGCGCCCGATCCCCTACGAGGCTCTGCCTCACCGCGGGCTCACTCGCTCGCGCCCCTGGCT
This region of bacterium genomic DNA includes:
- a CDS encoding DUF4147 domain-containing protein is translated as MPAERERKMTPARERLARIHRAALAAVEPEACVAAVAEGLAPARPLRVVAAGKAAAPMARALEAACGDRIRESFVVTKDGHGLEFLGSRVAEAGHPVPDARSEAAGIEALAVANRAMPDEAFVLLLSGGASSLLSTPLPGLHLADVAAATYALLEAGADIEALNTLRKHCTRVSGGRLARAAAQASEIHVLAISDVPGDDLSTLASGPCAADATTYVDAVRVTSGVDLPPAIREHLEAGREGNRDESLKPGDAALASVRSRILASNATARAAALEAARKDGLRPISLGGELRGEARVAAGRLVGLARSLEPEVPTLLVVGGETTVTVKGGGRGGRSQELALAAALALEEAPNIDLLAVGTDGTDGPTDAAGAFADAGSVARGSAAGMEARGRLEDNDAYTFFAAEGGLFVTGPTRTNVMDLVLLEVRPPGTGLDD
- a CDS encoding phosphoglycerate kinase, translating into MATKTLDELLAEGVRGQRVFVRADLNVPLGGGQIGDDTRIRAATGSLRRLLAGGARVVLASHLGRPKGERKPEFSLAPVAERLGELLERKVAFCPEVVGPLALSAADDLGEGELLLLENVRFEPGETRNDDALARSFAELADVYVNDAFGTAHRAHASTAGVARLVSRRAAGDLLRAELEHLKVVREPERPLLCLLGGAKVSDKLAVLEALAPHADVLAIGGAMAYTFLAARGEPTGTSLVEPDRIDDARRVEEAAAKAGRKLLLPTDHVVVEKLEPNAPAEVRAQVPDGLMGVDIGPETAAAYAAEAAAARTIFWNGPMGVFEMDAFAKGTEAVANAVASSAGHSVVGGGDSVAAINRLALGDRIGHLSTGGGASLEFVQGKTLPGVAALED
- a CDS encoding AarF/ABC1/UbiB kinase family protein, which translates into the protein MTRSGAPSLLSLATRFLVLLGLIGRAAWIWLIIVLDSRGVVRAAPGALVDRQVRFARRFVGIANRFKGGLIKLGQVASLRVDVLPEEVSDELARLQDRVAPHAALEIREQIEAELGRPVEDVFGRFENEPLAAASLGQVHEAELRSGERVAVKVLYPAVERSVAIDLAAARIGLWFFDWVTVADLRQVHQELAESIHGEMDYEREGRAAEEVARNLSRDPEVAAHVRIPVIHWEATARRVLTMEFLDGCKVNDTEGVEERGRDAESLVVWATRAFLHMMFRDGFFHCDPHPGNLLVCDDGRLGIIDFGMNKRIAPAVMAMLRESLLSSVSRDERRYAAALLAAGMIDPRDREAVEELLRISFSPEYWNLTPKEAAEIDFSVYLRRMRSQLKNIRSFRLPDGLVMWSRALTLLLGLATELAPGIRPLDVVGPYVVTFLAGDLPESPPTPSAAYSSAPSVS
- a CDS encoding penicillin acylase family protein, which produces MVEVARNRARRAPLGTRRMVGVGAVLLVALLCGAFWLDARNTRRGRYPKIEGTLSVSGLAAPMRILRDRAGVPHIRASSEADAWYGLGFVHAQDRLGQMLAARRAAQGRSAEVEGPGALEADRWARTLGFARLAAREAAGLSEPTQRVLEAYSAGVNARLAPVRLGLRVAPAGEPDPAALEPWTPTDSLALLKHRAWTLGASVEESLVLDLLIRKLGPTMARPFFPGGVGPAAGRNTTASGNPALPVVWLPPVDPLRQRAGHAGQGIGSSAFLVGGSRTRRGAPLLAADAHYPAQAPAELHLAELRGGSLQLAGAAVPGVPIFWNGFNPDLVWAVTHLPAVVTDMAWETLHAEREGRVLDGLRWRKIEEREEEIRIRGAAAQILRVRETPRGPLIHELLGLPVPVSVRWMGAETRDPMAGFLGLGVATSTGEGRRALARHVEPVVAVLFADRFGRGSLQVAGALPEREVPSGIVPLPSTNVAYGWKRPIPYEALPHRGLTRSRPWLISADGSLPGGRAAGVEMLWRSGARAGRLAKLLRDLRAKPLEEDDLVTLQADARSAVAVDLVRSALVRVGKQPAGSSEAQELIDLLRHWDGDMSADRVEAAAYHVFLARLVRRLFEPELGSELLERLVGLRGMELSWLVGRALDPPSAHKELAAPWSDPERVDAAVLRSLRETWIELAVTLGPNRKKWGWGRLHPLQFLARRPVQRWQRDAAFGPFPLGGDATTVLLGEYSPLDSFGARVVAVHRLIAEAGDLDQALVFLVPGQTEQAGHRWQADGITRWLRGRPMLLSTRDPVIDDTRVAELRLEPTP
- the gap gene encoding type I glyceraldehyde-3-phosphate dehydrogenase, with protein sequence MTVKVGINGFGRIGRLAYRAMQAKGIEVVGINDLVDPATLAHLLKYDSVHGRYPGDVTADGDNLVVDGKSIPITAERDPANLPWGKVGAQVVIESTGLFSSRDKAQLHLDAGAERVMITQPAGDPDVTVVMGVNDSDFDPANHRIVSNASCTTNCLGPMAKVLHTEFGIERGLMVTIHAYTADQRLVDAPHSDLRRARAGGLSMIPTKTGAARAIGLVMPELNGKLDGYAMRVPTPDVSAVDLSVQLKKSTDEATINAAIKAAADGPMKGILQYMDEPLVSADFVGNPHSSIFDVQSTKVMDGDFAKLLSWYDNEMGYATRVADLAEIMGRA
- a CDS encoding triose-phosphate isomerase, producing the protein MARRPILAANWKMQKTVGEALAFAEGFLPLVKGAAADVVLAPPATALHALGQAIRGSNVALAAQNVNPEPKGAFTGELSTEMLADVGCSYAIVGHSERRTLFGETDAFVAAKAEALLAQNILPIVCCGESLEQREANETFSFVGGQIRQSLARIDKTRATEIVVAYEPIWAIGTGKTATPEMAQDVHAMIRGVLGELFGADGEAIRIQYGGSVKPDNVTELMSQADIDGALVGGASLEPESFSKIVNFGG
- the secG gene encoding preprotein translocase subunit SecG, coding for MTLFVTVLHVLVCVVLIVVVLLQRGKGAEMGAVLGGGGGNTVFGARGAGNFLTRLTTAAAVVFMFTSLILAYFARESADSTLFEEVPAAVAPAEEEAGGFEEAPTDATTGGFEEVAPPAEGEAGTDTEPAVDSPEPAEEPTS